From the Comamonas odontotermitis genome, one window contains:
- a CDS encoding DMT family transporter, with protein sequence MPTLSRKQLITLTLLTLVWGLNWPVMKLGVQHFPPLAFRASSMLIGLPLLAALLVVLKTPFKVERRYWVRLLVLGLFNMVLWHTLIIIAIPLLPSGRAAILGYTMPIFSAAIGALFFSDRLPARAWAGVAAAAGGVLLLLWNEMDKLGGKPTGVALMLVAAGSWALGTQLLRRTTIPAPTLTLAFWMTVETTLCLCVLTTVLERPQWHAPDAMAWGAILFNAILVIGFAQVAWFFLVRTLPPLASTLSVMMIPVLGVFSGAWWLEEVLHWQDWTAVALMVVAIASVLWPSKASTRA encoded by the coding sequence TGACGCTGTTGACCCTGGTCTGGGGCCTGAACTGGCCGGTGATGAAGCTGGGCGTGCAGCATTTCCCTCCGCTGGCTTTCCGCGCCAGCTCCATGCTCATTGGTCTGCCCCTGCTGGCGGCCTTGCTGGTGGTGCTGAAGACGCCCTTCAAGGTGGAGCGCCGCTACTGGGTGCGCCTATTGGTGCTCGGCCTTTTCAACATGGTGCTGTGGCACACCTTGATCATCATTGCCATCCCCTTGCTGCCCAGCGGGCGGGCCGCCATTCTGGGCTATACCATGCCCATTTTTTCAGCAGCCATTGGCGCTCTGTTCTTCAGTGATCGCCTGCCAGCGCGCGCCTGGGCTGGCGTCGCAGCCGCAGCAGGTGGCGTGTTGCTGCTTCTGTGGAACGAGATGGACAAGCTGGGAGGCAAACCCACGGGTGTGGCGCTGATGCTGGTGGCTGCCGGCAGCTGGGCGCTGGGCACGCAGTTGCTGCGGCGCACCACGATCCCGGCACCGACACTGACGCTGGCTTTCTGGATGACTGTGGAAACCACCCTCTGCCTGTGCGTGCTGACCACGGTGCTGGAACGCCCGCAGTGGCATGCCCCCGATGCAATGGCCTGGGGCGCCATTCTTTTCAATGCCATCCTGGTGATCGGCTTTGCGCAGGTGGCCTGGTTCTTTCTGGTGCGCACCCTGCCACCATTGGCCTCCACATTGAGCGTGATGATGATCCCGGTACTGGGGGTCTTCAGCGGCGCGTGGTGGCTGGAGGAAGTTCTGCACTGGCAGGACTGGACGGCTGTGGCCCTGATGGTGGTGGCCATTGCCTCGGTGCTGTGGCCAAGCAAAGCCAGCACCCGAGCCTAG
- a CDS encoding FlgO family outer membrane protein, with protein sequence MMMRLTSIAALASAAVLAGCTSWGVPAQPVSTVRTEPTYQAADANNFLASSQDAINKLTATVVPQAVGTGPVLVATVVNVNNTSASAPLGRTLSEIYANQMAARGFHVKEVKLRTDLYVREGTGELMLSREMRDIARSQNASMVVVGTYSPAANFTYVSLKLVRTEDSRILAGYDYALPNDRDVTRLVNAPR encoded by the coding sequence ATGATGATGCGACTGACTTCCATTGCAGCTCTCGCATCTGCCGCCGTATTGGCAGGCTGCACCAGCTGGGGCGTTCCCGCCCAGCCGGTGAGCACGGTTCGCACCGAGCCTACCTACCAGGCTGCAGATGCCAACAATTTCCTGGCCAGCAGCCAGGATGCCATCAACAAGCTGACGGCCACCGTGGTGCCTCAAGCCGTGGGCACGGGCCCTGTGCTGGTGGCCACCGTGGTGAACGTGAACAACACCAGTGCGTCGGCCCCATTGGGTCGCACGCTGTCCGAGATCTACGCCAACCAGATGGCTGCACGCGGCTTCCACGTCAAGGAAGTCAAGCTGCGCACCGATCTGTATGTGCGTGAAGGCACCGGCGAGCTGATGCTGTCGCGCGAAATGCGTGACATTGCCCGCAGCCAGAACGCCTCGATGGTGGTGGTGGGCACCTACTCGCCTGCGGCCAACTTCACCTACGTCAGCCTCAAGCTCGTGCGCACCGAAGACAGCCGCATCCTCGCGGGCTACGACTACGCACTGCCCAATGACCGCGACGTGACCCGTCTGGTGAACGCACCACGTTAA
- a CDS encoding phosphoglycerate kinase, which translates to MNILRFSDLCAQGKVQGKRVFIRSDLNVPLNDAGDITEDTRVRASVPAIEMALKAGAAVMVTSHLGRPTEGEFKPEDSLAPVARRMAELLGRDVPLVANWVDGVEVQPGQVVLLENCRVNKGEKKNVPELAQKMAKLCDIYVNDAFGTAHRAEGTTYGIAEYAPVACAGPLLSAEIDAISKALANPKRPLAAIVAGSKVSTKLTILQSLSNNVDQLIVGGGIANTFMLAAGLKIGKSLAEADLVGEAKAVIDVMAARGANVPIPTDVVVAKTFAADAPATVKKATDVADDDMILDIGPETAAGLAEQLKQAGTIVWNGPVGVFEFDQFAGGTKTIAAAIAESPAFSIAGGGDTLAAIAKYGIEDKIGYISTGGGAFLEVLEGKTLPAFEILEKRANG; encoded by the coding sequence ATGAACATCCTCCGTTTCTCCGATCTGTGTGCCCAGGGCAAGGTGCAAGGCAAGCGTGTATTCATCCGCTCCGACCTGAATGTGCCGTTGAACGATGCCGGCGACATCACCGAAGACACACGCGTGCGTGCGTCGGTTCCCGCCATCGAGATGGCCTTGAAAGCCGGCGCTGCCGTGATGGTGACCAGCCACCTGGGCCGTCCGACCGAAGGCGAATTCAAACCCGAAGACTCGCTCGCTCCCGTGGCCAGGCGCATGGCCGAACTCCTGGGCCGTGATGTGCCGCTGGTTGCCAACTGGGTCGACGGCGTTGAGGTGCAGCCCGGCCAGGTCGTGCTGCTGGAAAACTGCCGCGTCAACAAGGGCGAGAAAAAGAATGTTCCCGAGCTGGCGCAGAAGATGGCCAAGCTCTGCGATATCTATGTGAATGATGCCTTTGGCACCGCCCACCGCGCCGAAGGCACCACCTACGGTATTGCCGAGTACGCACCGGTTGCCTGTGCAGGCCCGCTGCTGTCTGCCGAGATCGATGCCATCAGCAAGGCGCTGGCCAACCCCAAACGCCCGTTGGCGGCCATTGTTGCGGGCTCCAAGGTATCGACCAAGCTGACCATTCTGCAATCGCTGTCCAACAATGTGGACCAACTCATCGTGGGTGGCGGTATCGCCAACACCTTCATGCTGGCCGCTGGCCTGAAGATCGGCAAGTCGCTGGCCGAAGCTGATCTGGTGGGTGAAGCCAAGGCGGTAATCGATGTCATGGCAGCGCGCGGCGCCAATGTGCCCATCCCGACCGATGTAGTGGTGGCCAAGACCTTTGCCGCCGATGCGCCAGCCACGGTCAAGAAGGCGACCGATGTGGCCGACGACGACATGATCCTGGACATTGGCCCCGAGACGGCGGCCGGGTTGGCTGAGCAGCTCAAGCAGGCGGGCACCATCGTCTGGAACGGCCCGGTCGGCGTATTCGAGTTCGACCAGTTTGCCGGCGGCACCAAAACCATTGCAGCGGCCATTGCCGAGTCGCCTGCTTTCAGCATTGCCGGTGGCGGCGACACGTTGGCCGCAATTGCCAAATACGGCATTGAAGACAAGATCGGCTACATCTCGACCGGCGGCGGTGCTTTCCTTGAAGTGCTGGAGGGCAAGACACTGCCAGCGTTCGAGATCCTGGAAAAGCGCGCCAACGGCTGA
- a CDS encoding AzlD domain-containing protein, whose translation MSAEDWELLYQLTAIVGLTVITVITRAFFMIPKNELPLPDWLKRGLKYAPLAALTAVIAPEVLMTQGHLITTVLDARIPALVCATLYYFKKRGILGTIVVGMAVYLPLHIGLGW comes from the coding sequence ATGAGCGCCGAAGACTGGGAGCTGCTCTACCAACTGACGGCCATCGTCGGCCTCACGGTGATCACCGTCATTACCCGTGCGTTCTTCATGATCCCGAAAAACGAGCTGCCGCTGCCCGACTGGCTCAAGCGCGGCCTCAAATACGCACCGCTTGCGGCGCTCACCGCCGTCATCGCGCCAGAGGTGCTGATGACCCAGGGTCACCTCATCACCACGGTGCTGGATGCGCGCATTCCAGCGCTCGTCTGCGCCACCCTCTATTACTTCAAGAAGCGCGGCATTCTGGGCACCATCGTGGTCGGTATGGCGGTGTACCTGCCTCTGCACATTGGTCTGGGCTGGTGA
- a CDS encoding AzlC family ABC transporter permease: MTLQQLRRATEHPSFRAGVIDMSGTAVGIAAWALVTGVAMVKAGISAPMAIFMSLVVYAGSAQLAVLPLLAAGAPLWVVWFTAACVNLRFVILSSMWRTYFAHLPLWHRLCIGYFSGDVIFVAFMRRYTAPVPKPQQVYYFWGASSVNFVAWQGFSIAGILLANVVPLEWGLGFAGVLALLGVLYSMLIDRATKVSAVIAATAAIAAYGIPLKLNILVAIACAVTIGLLVEAVDQRGRKPKIVVVAKSKPLPSPGPEQPDDGTSAVPVHEEHVR, translated from the coding sequence ATGACCCTGCAGCAGCTGCGCCGCGCAACCGAACACCCGAGCTTTCGTGCCGGGGTGATCGATATGTCCGGCACCGCAGTCGGCATTGCCGCCTGGGCGCTGGTGACAGGCGTGGCCATGGTCAAGGCCGGCATTTCGGCGCCGATGGCCATTTTCATGTCGCTGGTCGTCTATGCCGGCAGTGCCCAGCTGGCCGTGTTGCCGCTGCTGGCGGCCGGTGCGCCGCTGTGGGTGGTGTGGTTCACGGCGGCATGCGTCAACCTGCGCTTCGTCATCCTCTCGAGCATGTGGCGCACCTATTTTGCGCACCTGCCCCTATGGCACCGGCTGTGCATCGGCTATTTCAGCGGTGATGTGATTTTTGTGGCCTTCATGCGCCGCTATACCGCGCCTGTGCCCAAGCCCCAGCAGGTGTACTACTTCTGGGGGGCGTCGTCGGTCAACTTTGTCGCCTGGCAAGGCTTCTCGATTGCCGGCATCCTGCTGGCCAATGTGGTGCCGCTTGAGTGGGGCCTGGGCTTTGCTGGCGTGCTGGCGCTGTTGGGCGTACTGTATTCCATGCTGATTGATCGCGCGACCAAGGTTTCTGCTGTGATTGCCGCCACTGCAGCCATTGCGGCCTACGGTATTCCGCTCAAGCTCAATATCCTGGTGGCAATTGCCTGCGCCGTGACGATTGGCCTCCTGGTGGAAGCGGTGGATCAGCGCGGGCGCAAACCCAAAATCGTTGTCGTGGCCAAAAGCAAGCCACTGCCGTCGCCCGGCCCGGAGCAGCCCGACGATGGAACCAGTGCCGTGCCCGTACACGAGGAGCATGTGCGATGA
- the fmt gene encoding methionyl-tRNA formyltransferase, whose amino-acid sequence MKVVFAGTPEFARVALTQLLAAGFDVPLVLTQPDRPAGRGMKLQASPVKQCALDHHIPVSQPHSLRLDGKYPDEAAAARDALLAAQPDVMVVAAYGLILPQWVLDLPAKGCLNIHASLLPRWRGAAPIHRAIEAGDAETGVTIMQMDIGLDTGDMCLIERLKITDTDTTASLHDKLADLGGRMIVEALEMSACGGLARTPQPAQGITYAHKIEKAESTIHWDDSAEQIDRRIRAFNPFPAASTRIGDEVVKLWSAEIDSKERNPQAQPGQILSVSDEGVVVACGNGALRITELQRPGGKRLKAADFLRGHALQAGQILGDDPSAPAAA is encoded by the coding sequence ATGAAAGTAGTATTTGCCGGCACGCCGGAATTCGCCCGTGTGGCGCTCACGCAGTTGCTGGCAGCCGGGTTTGATGTGCCTCTGGTGCTGACCCAGCCTGACCGCCCGGCAGGCCGTGGCATGAAATTGCAGGCATCGCCCGTCAAGCAGTGCGCACTGGACCACCACATTCCCGTCAGCCAGCCGCACAGCCTGCGCCTGGATGGCAAATACCCCGATGAGGCAGCAGCCGCCCGCGATGCCCTGCTGGCGGCGCAGCCCGATGTGATGGTGGTGGCCGCCTACGGACTGATCCTGCCGCAGTGGGTGCTGGATCTGCCTGCCAAGGGCTGCCTCAATATCCATGCCAGCCTTCTGCCGCGCTGGCGCGGGGCGGCTCCCATCCACCGCGCCATCGAGGCGGGCGACGCTGAGACCGGCGTCACCATCATGCAGATGGATATTGGCCTCGATACCGGAGACATGTGCCTGATCGAGCGCCTGAAGATTACCGATACCGACACCACCGCCAGCCTGCACGACAAGCTGGCCGATCTGGGCGGGCGCATGATCGTGGAAGCGCTGGAGATGAGCGCCTGTGGCGGCTTGGCTCGCACACCGCAACCTGCGCAAGGCATCACCTACGCGCACAAGATCGAGAAGGCAGAGAGCACCATCCACTGGGACGATAGCGCCGAGCAGATCGACCGCCGCATCCGTGCGTTCAACCCGTTCCCGGCTGCTTCCACCCGCATCGGCGACGAAGTTGTCAAGCTGTGGTCTGCAGAAATTGATAGCAAAGAGCGCAATCCACAAGCGCAACCCGGGCAGATTCTGTCTGTATCTGATGAAGGCGTGGTCGTGGCCTGTGGCAACGGAGCCTTGCGCATCACCGAGTTGCAGCGTCCCGGCGGCAAGCGCTTGAAGGCCGCAGACTTTTTGCGTGGCCATGCACTGCAGGCAGGCCAGATCCTGGGCGACGATCCATCTGCACCGGCGGCTGCATGA
- the def gene encoding peptide deformylase produces MTILPILCYPDPRLHKVAKPVAVVDDRIRTLTQDMLATMYDASGIGLAATQIDVHERVIVIDVSEERDQPMVIINPEILWASDEKQMGDEGCLSVPGIYDGVERSVAVKIKALNEKGESREIDAEGLLAICIQHEMDHLMGKVFVEYLSPLKRNRIKTKLVKQQKRDLADAKA; encoded by the coding sequence ATGACAATTCTGCCGATTCTTTGCTATCCCGACCCCCGTCTGCACAAGGTGGCCAAACCTGTTGCAGTGGTGGACGACCGTATCCGCACGCTCACCCAGGACATGCTGGCCACCATGTATGACGCCAGCGGCATTGGCCTGGCGGCCACGCAGATTGATGTGCACGAGCGTGTCATCGTCATCGACGTGTCCGAAGAGCGCGACCAGCCCATGGTCATCATCAACCCGGAAATTCTCTGGGCCAGCGATGAAAAGCAGATGGGCGATGAGGGTTGCCTGTCGGTGCCCGGCATTTATGACGGCGTCGAGCGCTCGGTTGCCGTCAAGATCAAGGCGCTGAATGAAAAAGGCGAAAGCCGCGAGATTGACGCCGAGGGCCTGCTGGCCATCTGCATTCAGCACGAAATGGACCACCTGATGGGCAAGGTGTTTGTCGAGTACCTCTCGCCGCTCAAGCGCAACCGCATCAAGACCAAGCTGGTCAAGCAGCAAAAGCGCGATCTGGCAGACGCGAAAGCCTGA
- a CDS encoding LysM peptidoglycan-binding domain-containing protein, giving the protein MPASTPTQPLFRHLRVTAVATAIASVCLTSLAATPASQLPVTAQQRSTAQKVASQGIPESDLAAKAPDTYVVKRGDTLWDISRMYLKQPWRWPELWGMNLKTIANPHLIYPGQTLYLERKDGFARLVTSRSGEDEVIRISPRVRSESLSGNALPAVNQRLIEAFLVEPEVLGEGESEKAPRLVGATQERALLSPGDRVYGRSADNSLEMGQERQFYRVFRNATPMKDPETGAILGYEAQYLGKVQLVAGERQETTLDVKGRQHTDPVPASLDVTSVKEEIRIGDKLLPMPRLQVTSYVPHAPDEHLQGSVVSIYGSNSVAYAARNNVIAINRGQADGVELGHVFRLMTRGARIKDKTDADQTVIKLPNEANGLAMVFRTFDKVSYALILEAKEGVKVGDALISPDYRP; this is encoded by the coding sequence ATGCCAGCATCCACGCCAACCCAGCCACTGTTCCGCCATCTGCGCGTCACCGCTGTTGCGACAGCCATCGCATCGGTCTGTCTCACCAGCCTTGCGGCAACCCCGGCATCGCAATTGCCGGTTACCGCCCAGCAACGCAGTACTGCGCAAAAAGTGGCATCGCAAGGTATTCCAGAGAGCGATCTCGCAGCCAAGGCTCCTGATACCTATGTGGTCAAGCGCGGCGACACGCTGTGGGATATCTCTCGCATGTACCTGAAGCAGCCATGGCGCTGGCCCGAGCTGTGGGGCATGAACCTCAAGACCATTGCCAATCCACATCTTATTTACCCGGGTCAAACCCTATATCTGGAGCGCAAGGATGGCTTTGCGCGCCTGGTCACTTCGCGCAGCGGCGAGGACGAAGTCATCCGCATCTCTCCGCGCGTGCGCAGCGAAAGCCTGTCTGGCAACGCATTGCCCGCTGTGAACCAGCGCCTGATCGAAGCCTTCCTGGTAGAGCCCGAGGTACTGGGCGAGGGTGAAAGCGAAAAAGCGCCACGCCTGGTGGGCGCCACCCAGGAACGCGCCCTGCTCTCCCCCGGCGACCGGGTCTATGGGCGCTCGGCCGACAACTCGCTGGAAATGGGCCAGGAGCGCCAGTTCTACCGGGTGTTCCGCAACGCGACGCCTATGAAGGATCCGGAAACCGGCGCCATCCTGGGCTACGAAGCGCAATACCTGGGCAAAGTCCAGTTGGTGGCAGGCGAACGCCAGGAAACCACGCTGGATGTGAAGGGCCGCCAGCACACCGACCCCGTACCGGCCTCGCTCGACGTGACTTCGGTCAAGGAAGAAATCCGCATCGGCGACAAACTGCTGCCCATGCCGCGCCTGCAGGTGACAAGCTATGTCCCCCACGCGCCCGATGAGCACCTGCAAGGCAGCGTGGTCTCCATCTACGGCAGCAATTCAGTGGCGTACGCCGCCCGCAACAACGTGATTGCCATCAATCGTGGCCAGGCAGACGGTGTGGAATTGGGCCATGTATTCCGCCTGATGACGCGCGGCGCCCGCATCAAGGACAAGACGGATGCCGACCAGACCGTGATCAAGCTGCCGAACGAAGCCAATGGTCTGGCCATGGTGTTCCGCACCTTTGACAAGGTTTCCTACGCCTTGATTCTGGAGGCCAAGGAAGGCGTGAAGGTCGGCGATGCCCTCATCTCGCCCGACTATCGCCCCTGA
- the dprA gene encoding DNA-processing protein DprA, producing MHEQALRDWIQLTATPGLGNTSVRRLLAQFGLPAQILAQPASALQSCISANQTKALLQPSDTVRSLQTASCAWLLAAPSSSLRRHIITLSDPDYPGRLLETADPPVLLYVLGHEQWFGADGLLKAWPDKSLAVVGSRNPTAQGSANAHAFSQALASQGVSIVSGLALGIDTAAHQGALAAPPLETPATIAVIGTGIDRVYPKHNHALAQLIAEHGLIVSEYHLGTPPLAQNFPKRNRIISGLALGTLVVEATPESGSLVTARLANEQGREVFAIPGSIHSPQSKGCHALIRQGAKLVETVADILDELPLLSNTKFGNLPPAAADGVAGAPSSQPPANPLLAALGYDPTDLDTLSARTGWDAATLQIQLLELELQGQVARLPGGLYQRQISG from the coding sequence ATGCATGAACAGGCACTGCGCGACTGGATTCAACTGACAGCCACGCCAGGCCTGGGCAATACGTCGGTTCGCCGCCTGCTTGCCCAGTTTGGTCTGCCCGCGCAGATTCTGGCGCAGCCCGCATCGGCGCTGCAATCCTGCATCTCGGCGAACCAGACAAAAGCCCTGCTCCAGCCATCGGATACCGTCCGTAGCCTGCAAACAGCAAGCTGCGCATGGCTGCTGGCGGCACCATCATCGTCGCTAAGGCGCCACATCATCACCTTGAGCGACCCAGACTATCCGGGCCGCCTGCTGGAAACCGCCGACCCTCCTGTTCTGCTGTACGTGTTGGGACATGAGCAATGGTTTGGCGCAGACGGTTTGCTCAAGGCTTGGCCAGATAAATCCCTGGCAGTTGTTGGCAGCCGCAATCCCACAGCGCAAGGCAGTGCCAATGCCCATGCTTTTTCTCAGGCACTTGCTAGCCAAGGCGTGAGCATCGTGTCCGGCTTGGCGCTGGGTATTGATACTGCCGCGCACCAGGGCGCTTTGGCAGCACCGCCTCTTGAAACCCCGGCGACGATTGCCGTGATCGGCACCGGCATTGACCGCGTCTACCCCAAGCACAACCATGCACTGGCCCAGCTGATTGCAGAACACGGTCTGATCGTGAGCGAATACCACCTGGGAACACCGCCACTGGCGCAGAATTTCCCCAAGCGCAATCGCATCATCTCGGGACTGGCACTGGGTACGCTGGTGGTGGAGGCCACTCCGGAATCCGGCTCGCTGGTGACCGCCCGCCTTGCCAATGAACAGGGGCGCGAGGTATTCGCCATCCCGGGCTCCATCCATTCCCCCCAGAGCAAGGGTTGCCATGCACTGATCCGGCAAGGCGCCAAACTGGTCGAAACAGTCGCAGACATTCTGGACGAGCTGCCACTGCTTTCCAACACCAAGTTTGGCAATCTGCCGCCTGCAGCGGCAGACGGGGTTGCAGGTGCACCCAGCTCCCAGCCCCCTGCCAACCCATTGCTTGCAGCACTGGGCTATGACCCGACAGATCTGGACACGCTGTCTGCGAGAACCGGCTGGGATGCAGCGACCTTGCAGATCCAGTTGCTTGAACTGGAATTGCAAGGCCAGGTAGCGCGCCTGCCTGGCGGTCTGTACCAGCGCCAAATCAGCGGCTGA
- a CDS encoding DUF1631 family protein, whose product MAVAPSHQRIWQKKLARQARLRFVGGLCAGLPVVILQLNQQLAAILAKPIVDVGRSHVALRDASKKLEQHQKAWIDAATKLFRQSLLSGDAQEDTSSSSLMLELVTDEAMNGKIFASRMAAQVLEAVAPAFDHVRRVTQFLEDEELGASDILRPEIWCQKLMEAWESAGLDRATLEMLRTELLAQITDVGARNYESVQQFYSEQNAATEEDLKGSRIKRTEGEAASGAAAASSGQAVPGAFSANMSARTGLATGIADVTPSFAAVQGMGAIAAAKQKATGVLAQLRGFLGGLAGSAGGGGMVGGGGATARTGQGGGGGVLISHALQQALIAQPSMMESAWFDTVPGPTQYGAAHIIAPVAMAARQQSSSLKSVATSDEEKAIIEIIALMFQSILNEDRIPAGIRIWFARLQVPVLRVALAEPAFFNDMEHPARQLIDRMGACVLGFEASALSGTALEAEVKRVVQVIEQYPETGSRVFQLVLKEFQKFLETNLTEQTPKAQELVSLAQQVEQKETLAIQYTIQLRDMLLDMPVDGEVREFLFKQWSDVLAMSTIRFGAEHENTKKFKQAALDLVWSASAKPSKEERAKVIRQLPVLQTVLRQGLTLAGVLNERQDEIVKSLMDIVAGAFLAKTHEIPRERIEAMAQRLAHLEDALDDVVTEDYPLSAESIELMLGIDTTAIHVIADNGTQVSPEVLEWAKHLAVGHWFMLDHNGSPMQVQYAWHSEHRQLQLFAALSGVYFLFQLRRMGNYLQSGLLVPRDAEGITARAARDALAKIEANPERLLQ is encoded by the coding sequence GTGGCTGTCGCTCCATCGCACCAACGCATCTGGCAAAAGAAACTGGCTCGGCAGGCGCGATTGCGGTTTGTCGGCGGTCTGTGTGCCGGGCTTCCCGTGGTGATTCTGCAACTGAATCAGCAACTGGCAGCAATCCTGGCTAAGCCCATCGTGGATGTAGGGCGGAGTCATGTGGCTTTGAGGGACGCATCGAAGAAGCTGGAGCAGCACCAGAAGGCCTGGATTGATGCCGCCACCAAGCTCTTTCGTCAAAGCCTGTTGAGCGGAGATGCCCAGGAAGACACGTCGTCCTCCAGCCTGATGCTGGAGCTGGTCACCGATGAGGCGATGAATGGCAAGATTTTTGCATCGCGCATGGCGGCCCAGGTTCTGGAGGCCGTAGCTCCTGCATTTGACCATGTCCGCAGAGTCACCCAGTTTCTGGAAGATGAAGAATTGGGGGCGAGCGATATTCTGCGTCCCGAAATCTGGTGCCAGAAGCTGATGGAGGCCTGGGAGAGTGCAGGGTTGGACCGTGCCACGCTGGAGATGCTCCGCACGGAGTTGCTCGCGCAGATCACTGATGTGGGTGCAAGAAACTATGAAAGTGTGCAGCAGTTCTATAGCGAGCAAAATGCTGCCACAGAAGAGGATCTGAAAGGCAGTCGCATCAAGCGGACGGAAGGGGAGGCTGCCAGCGGTGCTGCAGCAGCAAGCTCCGGGCAGGCGGTGCCAGGAGCCTTCTCCGCCAACATGTCTGCCAGGACAGGACTGGCCACAGGAATCGCCGACGTAACGCCCAGTTTTGCCGCAGTGCAGGGAATGGGTGCGATTGCGGCCGCCAAGCAGAAGGCGACGGGCGTGCTTGCGCAATTGCGCGGCTTTCTGGGCGGACTTGCAGGGTCTGCTGGCGGTGGGGGCATGGTTGGTGGCGGCGGTGCAACTGCGCGAACAGGGCAAGGCGGTGGAGGTGGTGTACTGATTTCCCACGCACTGCAGCAGGCGCTGATCGCACAACCCTCGATGATGGAGTCGGCCTGGTTCGACACCGTCCCTGGCCCGACCCAATACGGCGCTGCGCACATTATTGCTCCCGTGGCCATGGCTGCCAGGCAGCAATCGTCGTCGCTCAAAAGCGTTGCAACATCTGACGAAGAAAAGGCGATCATTGAAATCATCGCCTTGATGTTCCAGAGCATTCTGAACGAGGACCGCATACCTGCCGGTATCCGAATCTGGTTTGCGCGTCTGCAGGTGCCGGTGCTGCGCGTGGCCTTGGCGGAGCCCGCATTCTTCAATGACATGGAACACCCGGCCCGTCAGCTGATCGACCGCATGGGGGCATGCGTTCTGGGCTTCGAGGCCTCAGCGCTCAGTGGGACGGCACTGGAGGCCGAAGTCAAGCGTGTGGTGCAGGTGATTGAGCAATACCCCGAAACGGGCAGCCGCGTGTTTCAGCTGGTGCTCAAGGAATTCCAGAAGTTCCTGGAAACCAACCTGACCGAGCAGACGCCCAAGGCCCAGGAGCTGGTGAGCCTGGCGCAACAGGTGGAGCAGAAGGAAACGCTCGCCATCCAGTACACAATCCAGCTGCGCGATATGCTGCTGGACATGCCAGTCGATGGTGAGGTGCGCGAATTCCTGTTCAAGCAATGGTCGGATGTTCTGGCCATGTCAACCATCCGGTTCGGGGCCGAGCACGAGAACACCAAGAAATTCAAGCAGGCTGCATTGGATCTGGTGTGGTCCGCGTCCGCCAAACCCAGCAAGGAAGAGCGTGCCAAGGTCATCCGCCAGTTGCCTGTGCTGCAAACGGTCTTGCGCCAAGGTTTGACGCTGGCAGGTGTCCTGAATGAAAGACAGGATGAAATCGTCAAATCCTTGATGGACATCGTTGCCGGTGCGTTTCTGGCAAAGACCCATGAAATTCCCCGCGAGCGTATCGAGGCGATGGCACAACGCCTGGCGCACCTCGAAGATGCGCTCGATGACGTCGTGACCGAAGACTATCCGCTCAGCGCCGAGAGCATCGAGCTCATGCTCGGCATTGATACCACGGCCATCCATGTGATTGCGGACAATGGCACGCAAGTCTCGCCTGAAGTGCTGGAGTGGGCCAAACACCTGGCGGTGGGCCATTGGTTCATGCTGGACCACAATGGCAGCCCCATGCAGGTGCAATATGCGTGGCACAGCGAGCACCGGCAGCTGCAATTGTTTGCGGCGCTCAGCGGCGTGTATTTTCTGTTCCAGTTGCGCCGTATGGGCAATTACCTGCAATCGGGCTTGCTGGTGCCGCGCGATGCGGAAGGTATCACGGCCCGCGCAGCGCGCGATGCCCTGGCAAAGATCGAAGCCAATCCCGAGCGCCTGTTGCAGTAG